A single genomic interval of Zingiber officinale cultivar Zhangliang chromosome 4A, Zo_v1.1, whole genome shotgun sequence harbors:
- the LOC121969661 gene encoding ABC transporter C family MRP4-like — translation MGSFSLSSFGDLPLHEQIATVAYASLALCFFFFASMRRIIACAAGRVPSIKDDERYPLTALRSTGGDRFVRVGYWFKITVFCCFYVFFLQVVVLVYEIVRSVTREAESRNYNILYLPSVEALGWLVLCLLVLHCKFKALPKFPLLIRLWWFISFIFCLYIGYIDSKGLVSKLVSLNSHTLSNYAAFPVLAFLFVASVLGGTSIELYRDHQDLREPLIAGEEEAGCLKVTPYSDASLFSLATLSWLDPLLSLGVKRPLELRDIPLLDPKDRSKTCYKILNSNWERLKAENPENQPSLAVAIFRSFWKEAALNAVFAGLNTAVSYVGPYLISYFVDYLSGKITFPHEGYILASIFFSAKLIETLTSRQWYLGVDILGMHVRSGLTAMVYRKGLRLSSTSRQSHTSGEIVNYMAVDVQRVGDYSWYLHDIWMLPLQIILALAILYKNVGIATVATLVATIISILVTIPLAKVQEEYQDHLMTAKDERMRKTTECLRNMRILKLQAWEDKYRLKLEDMRNVEFKWLKKALYTQSVVTFIFWGSPIFVSVITFATSILLGGQLTAGGVLSALATFRILQEPLRNFPDLVSMIAQTKVSLDRISGFLQEEELRDDATIVVPRCFTNNVVEIKDGEFSWDPSFATPTLFGIQLQVEKGMRIAVCGVVGSGKSSFLSCILGEIPKTSGEVRISGSAAYVPQSAWIQSGNIEENILFGSPMDKPRYKSVIHACCLKKDLELLSHGDQTIIGDRGINLSGGQKQRVQLARALYQDADFYLLDDPFSALDAQTGSELFKEYILTALASKTVIYVTHQVEFLPAADKILVLKDGQIIQAGKYEDLLLAGTDFNELVSAHHEAIETMDILEDSNGTIHTGISSISGKRLTMSPSSIDKMKSETPEDGTPSEKKLIKEKKKVKRTRKKQQAQEEERERGRVSLKVYLSYMTAAYKGALIPLIILAQTMFQVLQIAGNWWMAWANPQTRGDRPKTNSMVLLVVYMSLAFGSSLFVFIRAVFVATFGLEAAQKLFVRMLRTIFRAPMSFFDTTPAGRILNRVSVDQSVVDLDIPFRLGGFAATTIQLLGIVGVMSKVTWQVLLLFFPMALACLWMQKYYMASSRELVRIVSIQKSPVIHLFGESIAGAATIRGFNQEKRFMKRNQYLLDCFARPFFCSIAAIEWLCLRMELLSTFVFAFCMALLVSFPHGSIDPSMAGLAVTYGLNLNARLSRWILSFCKLENKIISIERINQYCQIPSEAPPIVENCRPPTTWPETGNIELINLKARYKDTLPLVLHGINCLFPGGNKIGIVGRTGSGKSTLIQTLFRLIEPAEGKIIIDSIDISTIGLHDLRSRLSIIPQDPTLFEGTIRLNLDPLEEHSDQEIWQALGKCQLGEVISQKPQKLDAPVLENGDNWSVGQRQLVSLGRALLKQARILVLDEATASVDTATDNLIQKIIRREFKNCTVCTIAHRIPTVIDSDLVLVLSDGRVAEFDSPQRLLEDKSSMFLRLVSEYSTRSSSMSDA, via the exons ATGGGTTCCTTTTCCCTCAGCTCGTTCGGTGACCTCCCTTTACACGAGCAGATTGCGACGGTGGCCTATGCATCGCTTGCCCTCTgcttctttttctttgcttcaatGCGGCGAATTATTGCCTGTGCCGCCGGCCGGGTTCCTTCTATCAAGGATGATGAACGATACCCTCTAACTGCTCTCCGCAGTACTGGCGGTGATCGATTTGTAAGAGTTGGTTATTGGTTCAAGATTACAGTTTTCTGTTGCTTCTATGTTTTCTTCCTCCAAGTGGTGGTATTAGTATACGAGATTGTAAGGTCGGTTACAAGAGAGGCAGAATCCAGAAACTACAATATTCTTTACCTGCCGTCTGTGGAAGCATTGGGATGGCTTGTCTTGTGCTTATTGGTACTCCATTGTAAATTTAAGGCATTGCCTAAATTTCCATTATTGATTAGGCTATGGTGGTTTATATCATTCATTTTTTGCCTTTACATTGGTTACATTGATAGCAAGGGATTAGTTTCCAAGTTGGTTAGCCTAAATTCACACACACTTTCAAATTATGCAGCGTTTCCTGTCCTTGCTTTTCTTTTTGTTGCCTCAGTTTTGGGTGGCACATCCATTGAACTTTATAGGGATCATCAAGACCTCAGAGAACCATTGATTGCTGGGGAAGAAGAAGCTGGTTGTCTTAAAGTCACTCCTTACAGTGATGCAAGCCTTTTCAGCCTTGCAACTCTGTCCTGGCTTGATCCACTCTTATCATTGGGTGTGAAAAGGCCATTGGAACTGCGGGACATACCTTTGCTAGACCCAAAAGATCGTTCAAAGACTTGTTACAAGATACTGAATTCAAATTGGGAAAGGTTGAAAGCTGAGAATCCTGAGAATCAACCATCATTAGCAGTGGCTATTTTCCGTTCCTTTTGGAAAGAAGCTGCTTTGAATGCTGTCTTTGCTGGGTTGAACACAGCAGTTTCTTATGTAGGTCCCTATCTGATAAGTTATTTTGTTGATTACCTGAGTGGCAAGATAACATTCCCTCATGAGGGTTACATTTTAGCCTCAATATTTTTTTCTGCTAAGTTGATTGAAACTCTTACTAGTCGACAGTGGTACTTGGGAGTAGACATATTGGGCATGCATGTTAGATCTGGCTTGACAGCTATGGTGTACAGAAAAGGGCTCAGGTTATCCAGTACATCTCGACAGAGCCATACAAGTGGTGAAATTGTAAACTACATGGCAGTTGATGTACAAAGGGTGGGTGATTATTCTTGGTATTTGCATGACATATGGATGCTTCCACTACAAATCATTCTTGCTTTAGCAATCTTGTATAAGAATGTAGGTATTGCGACAGTTGCAACACTGGTAGCGACCATTATCTCCATCCTTGTTACTATCCCTCTTGCGAAGGTTCAAGAAGAGTATCAAGATCATTTAATGACTGCTAAGGATGAAAGAATGAGGAAGACCACTGAATGTTTAAGGAACATGAGAATCCTGAAGTTGCAGGCGTGGGAAGACAAATACCGCTTGAAATTAGAGGACATGAGGAATGTTGAGTTCAAGTGGCTCAAGAAAGCCTTATATACACAGTCTGTTGTAACCTTCATTTTCTGGGGATCCCCTATATTTGTCTCAGTCATAACTTTTGCCACTTCTATTTTGTTGGGCGGCCAGCTAACAGCTGGGGGTGTGCTTTCAGCTTTAGCCACTTTTAGGATTCTTCAAGAGCCACTTAGGAATTTTCCAGATTTGGTATCCATGATTGCTCAAACAAAGGTTTCGCTAGACCGAATATCTGGTTTCCTACAAGAAGAAGAGTTACGAGATGATGCTACTATAGTGGTTCCTCGGTGCTTTACAAATAATGTTGTTGAAATTAAAGATGGAGAATTTTCTTGGGATCCCTCCTTTGCAACACCTACACTCTTTGGTATTCAACTGCAAGTTGAAAAGGGCATGCGTATTGCAGTCTGTGGTGTTGTTGGTTCTGGCAAGTCTAGTTTTCTTTCTTGCATACTGGGTGAGATCCCAAAAACTTCTGGTGAA GTTAGGATAAGTGGATCTGCAGCTTATGTACCTCAGTCAGCTTGGATACAATCTGGGAATATAGAAGAGAACATTCTGTTTGGTAGTCCAATGGATAAGCCGAGATACAAAAGTGTTATTCATGCTTGTTGCTTGAAAAAGGATTTGGAATTGTTATCACATGGAGACCAAACAATAATTGGTGATAGAGGTATTAACCTGAGTGGTGGACAAAAACAAAGGGTGCAGCTCGCTAGAGCACTTTATCaagatgcagatttttatttactTGATGATCCTTTCAGTGCTCTTGATGCTCAAACAGGAAGTGAACTTTTTAAG GAATATATACTGACAGCACTAGCTAGCAAGACTGTAATTTATGTCACTCATCAAGTTGAATTTCTTCCAGCTGCTGACAAAATATTG GTCCTGAAAGATGGTCAAATTATACAGGCTGGAAAATATGAGGATCTTTTGCTGGCTGGTACTGACTTCAATGAACTAGTTTCAGCTCATCATGAAGCAATTGAGACAATGGACATTTTGGAAGATTCTAATGGAACCATTCATACTGGAATTTCTTCCATCTCTGGCAAAAGGTTAACAATGAGTCCTAGCAGCATTGATAAAATGAAAAGTGAAACACCAGAAGATGGAACACCATCAGAGAAAAAATTgataaaagagaaaaagaaagtaaAACGAACGAGAAAAAAACAGCAGGCTCAAGAAGAGGAGCGAGAGAGAGGAAGAGTTAGTTTGAAAGTTTACCTGTCATATATGACTGCAGCATACAAGGGAGCATTAATTCCATTAATTATCCTTGCTCAGACTATGTTTCAGGTGCTACAAATAGCAGGCAATTGGTGGATGGCATGGGCCAATCCTCAAACCAGAGGCGACAGACCAAAGACAAATAGCATGGTTCTTTTAGTTGTTTACATGAGCCTTGCTTTTGGAAGTTCTCTGTTTGTTTTTATTAGAGCTGTTTTTGTAGCTACATTTGGTCTAGAAGCTGCTCAAAAATTGTTTGTAAGGATGCTCAGAACTATCTTTCGTGCCCCAATGTCTTTTTTTGATACAACTCCAGCTGGAAGGATACTGAATCGA GTCTCCGTGGATCAAAGTGTTGTAGATCTTGATATACCATTTAGACTGGGTGGTTTTGCTGCAACCACAATACAGCTTCTTGGTATAGTTGGTGTTATGAGCAAAGTTACATGGCAAGTTCTGCTTCTGTTTTTCCCCATGGCACTAGCTTGCTTATGGATGCAG AAATATTACATGGCTTCGTCAAGGGAGCTGGTTCGGATTGTTAGCATTCAAAAATCCCCTGTCATCCATCTCTTTGGAGAGTCTATTGCTGGGGCTGCTACTATTAGAGGTTTCAACCAAGAAAAGCGTTTTATGAAGAGGAACCAATACTTGCTCGATTGCTTTGCCCGTCCATTCTTCTGTAGTATTGCAGCAATTGAATGGCTGTGTTTGAGGATGGAACTACTCTCAACTTTTGTATTTGCTTTCTGCATGGCTCTGCTTGTTAGCTTCCCACATGGATCCATTGATCCCA GTATGGCAGGTCTGGCTGTAACATATGGCTTAAATCTGAATGCTCGTTTATCACGGTGGATACTGAGCTTTTGTAAGCTTGAGAACAAAATTATTTCCATTGAGCGCATAAATCAGTATTGCCAAATTCCAAGCGAAGCACCACCCATTGTTGAGAATTGTCGCCCTCCGACTACATGGCCAGAGACTGGGAATATTGAATTGATCAATCTCAAG GCCCGTTATAAAGATACACTACCTTTAGTCCTTCATGGTATAAACTGCCTTTTTCCTGGTGGGAACAAGATTGGAATTGTTGGGCGAACTGGAAGCGGTAAATCTACTCTTATACAGACACTGTTTCGTTTAATTGAACCTGCAGAAGGGAAAATCATCATCGATAGCATTGATATTTCCACTATTGGCCTACATGATCTTCGATCTCGACTTAGCATCATTCCCCAAGATCCTACTTTGTTTGAGGGTACAATCAGGCTTAATCTTGATCCTCTTGAAGAGCATTCTGATCAAGAAATCTGGCAG GCCCTTGGCAAATGTCAGCTTGGAGAGGTGATCAGTCAAAAGCCACAAAAACTTGATGCTCCAG TTTTGGAGAATGGAGACAACTGGAGTGTCGGACAGCGTCAACTTGTTTCGCTAGGCAGAGCATTACTCAAGCAGGCTCGAATATTGGTGCTTGATGAGGCAACAGCATCAGTTGATACTGCAACAGATAATCTTATCCAAAAGATCATACGAAGGGAATTCAAGAATTGTACTGTATGCACCATTGCACACCGTATACCTACTGTTATTGATAGTGATCTGGTTTTAGTACTCAGTGATG GTAGAGTAGCTGAATTTGATAGTCCACAGCGGCTGTTGGAAGATAAGTCATCAATGTTTCTTAGGTTAGTTTCTGAGTACTCTACCCGATCGAGCAGTATGTCTGATGCTTGA